A DNA window from Guyparkeria halophila contains the following coding sequences:
- the parA gene encoding ParA family partition ATPase, protein MAAHVIALANLKGGCGKTTLSINLASGLARRAEVGLIDADPQGALRHWSGWGEAKSGLPRLFDDHDDAHANLAAAREHCDFVIVDCPPSLDMNVTIELLLHSHQVLIPVLPSPLDLWASADTVKAVNQARENGNQSLSAALLLNQTEPRSAMTRAMQNAVAGLGLPVLPAAVRRRAAYRTAVVEGVSVYQLGGRGRAAVDEIENIIDEVTSP, encoded by the coding sequence ATGGCCGCACACGTCATCGCACTGGCCAACCTCAAGGGCGGCTGTGGCAAGACCACGCTGTCGATCAACCTGGCCTCCGGGCTCGCCCGGCGCGCGGAAGTGGGACTGATCGACGCCGACCCCCAGGGTGCCCTGCGGCATTGGTCGGGCTGGGGTGAGGCCAAGTCCGGTCTGCCCCGCCTGTTCGACGACCATGACGATGCCCACGCCAACCTCGCCGCGGCACGCGAGCATTGCGACTTCGTGATCGTCGACTGCCCGCCGTCGCTCGACATGAACGTGACCATCGAGCTGCTGCTTCACAGCCACCAGGTCCTGATTCCCGTTCTCCCCTCGCCGCTCGATCTCTGGGCGAGCGCCGACACCGTCAAGGCGGTGAACCAGGCGCGAGAGAACGGCAACCAATCCCTTTCCGCGGCTCTGTTGCTCAACCAGACCGAACCGCGTAGCGCCATGACCCGTGCCATGCAGAATGCGGTTGCGGGGCTTGGTTTGCCCGTCCTCCCGGCGGCCGTGCGCCGTCGGGCCGCCTATCGAACGGCGGTCGTGGAAGGAGTAAGCGTCTACCAGCTTGGCGGCCGTGGTCGTGCGGCGGTGGACGAAATCGAGAACATCATCGACGAGGTAACGTCACCATGA
- a CDS encoding 4a-hydroxytetrahydrobiopterin dehydratase: MVETTDIQVDGWQTQKRPPMLIRKFEFEDYSQTRDFLDRLAEVSEEMGYHPSLQFDRTQVSVNVSPLEETLGDLEVRFAKQATELAEKTQAG, encoded by the coding sequence ATGGTTGAGACGACCGACATCCAGGTGGACGGCTGGCAGACCCAGAAGCGCCCCCCCATGCTGATCCGCAAGTTCGAGTTCGAGGACTATTCGCAAACACGTGATTTCCTCGACCGCCTTGCCGAGGTATCCGAGGAGATGGGCTATCACCCCAGCCTGCAATTCGACCGCACCCAGGTCAGCGTCAACGTCTCCCCTCTCGAGGAGACGCTCGGCGATCTCGAGGTGCGCTTCGCCAAGCAGGCGACCGAACTGGCCGAGAAGACCCAGGCGGGTTAA
- a CDS encoding carboxysome shell carbonic anhydrase, translated as MTQQPFRRSSQGAPRLGQRRAPFGLGASSGLRSPLGTPQPVAHPACPSLPERRCHHPLTNHEANRQLAYCEDSVKERFDRIVPFLKEVAALPRDGQLGDRIQEMAQDRLGHGFNEALVNDSWIEGPDLKGLFASATFEALNAATKQFGRKLEDQKDDALSTSSFFLDCGFHAVDISPCSDGRLKGLMPFIFRLPPWSFTYRKAYAGALFDVEEDLRLWSEVELRRFREGVPNRADEGSRYLKIAVYHGSSSDPHHEGCAAHGSDERKAAEAALDRLQAFRQAVENAYCCGASTDILLVGVDTDTDAIRVHVPDANGDVSVHRYIDNAYLYQETLNLERDAAHLAIYDAIRSVNETDDWGRTTGGEPHDGMRRFVANLLINNLSQIDYVTERYQGRYPAEIIGHAERYISVGDGFEEVQMRNLAYFAHLHTVEENTNDLDVGIKIFRKLNVSHGLPIPIAIHFRYDGRVPGGRERAVARAQRVCHAIRERHSELDEQDMLYFQLTVQDRPSGSEIEEVSQA; from the coding sequence ATGACACAACAGCCGTTTCGTCGCAGCAGTCAGGGTGCGCCCCGACTGGGTCAGCGTCGGGCGCCGTTCGGTCTGGGTGCATCCAGTGGGCTTCGCAGCCCGTTGGGCACACCTCAGCCGGTCGCGCACCCGGCCTGCCCTTCGCTGCCGGAACGCCGTTGTCATCACCCGCTCACCAACCACGAGGCCAACCGACAACTGGCGTATTGCGAAGACTCCGTCAAGGAGCGGTTCGATCGTATCGTCCCGTTTCTCAAGGAGGTGGCCGCCCTGCCCCGTGACGGGCAGCTGGGCGACCGCATTCAGGAAATGGCCCAAGATCGGCTTGGCCATGGCTTCAATGAGGCCCTGGTCAACGACAGCTGGATCGAGGGCCCGGACCTGAAGGGGCTCTTCGCAAGCGCCACCTTTGAGGCGCTCAACGCTGCTACCAAGCAGTTCGGGCGCAAACTGGAAGACCAAAAGGACGACGCACTGTCCACGAGCAGCTTCTTCCTCGACTGCGGCTTTCACGCAGTCGACATCAGTCCCTGCTCGGACGGACGGTTGAAGGGCTTGATGCCGTTTATTTTTCGGCTCCCGCCCTGGTCGTTCACTTATCGCAAGGCGTATGCCGGCGCACTGTTCGACGTCGAAGAGGATCTTCGGCTCTGGAGCGAGGTCGAACTCCGCCGGTTTCGCGAGGGCGTACCGAATCGGGCTGACGAGGGTAGCCGCTATCTCAAGATCGCGGTTTATCACGGCAGCTCCTCGGACCCTCACCATGAAGGCTGCGCCGCGCATGGCAGCGACGAGCGCAAGGCAGCCGAGGCCGCACTGGATCGGCTGCAGGCCTTCCGCCAGGCAGTGGAGAATGCCTACTGCTGTGGTGCCAGCACGGACATCCTGCTGGTGGGTGTCGACACGGACACAGACGCGATTCGCGTCCATGTCCCCGACGCCAACGGCGATGTCAGCGTGCACCGTTACATCGACAACGCCTACCTGTACCAGGAGACGTTGAACCTGGAGCGCGATGCGGCCCATCTGGCCATTTACGATGCCATCCGCTCGGTCAACGAAACCGATGACTGGGGGCGCACGACCGGGGGCGAACCGCATGACGGCATGCGGCGGTTCGTAGCCAACCTGCTGATCAACAACCTGTCACAGATCGATTACGTGACGGAGCGTTACCAGGGGCGGTACCCGGCCGAGATCATCGGCCATGCCGAGCGCTACATCAGCGTCGGCGATGGCTTCGAGGAGGTGCAGATGCGCAATCTGGCGTATTTCGCGCACCTCCACACGGTAGAAGAGAACACGAACGACCTGGACGTCGGGATCAAGATTTTCCGCAAGCTCAACGTGAGCCACGGACTCCCCATCCCGATTGCCATCCACTTCCGTTACGACGGTCGTGTTCCGGGTGGGCGCGAACGGGCCGTGGCCCGTGCACAGCGGGTCTGCCACGCGATCCGCGAGCGTCACTCGGAGCTGGATGAACAGGACATGCTGTATTTCCAGCTGACCGTACAGGACCGCCCGTCGGGCAGCGAAATTGAAGAGGTTTCTCAGGCATGA
- a CDS encoding nitric oxide reductase activation protein NorD encodes MTSARLEDQERLAELGESAREILEIHWVDASRVFSPRALEAYLEGAISLQSLGRGEELVLAYIESTPQVARELGTDTAFELLSMAIKMFSKTSAAVLVLLFSTAPVAASRLGEASLFQQYLSLVNYILAQAPRALRPMLTQLDHLLEVLTLGGLRRWATWGINAHRSDFDALDAYFSLASPDAEAVLQKERRGTLFVDVQRRLVMYLRALWARNFLLRPTSGDFESREGYRPFIEGPFINLPDAFDDYVDRDDSSVDGVNLYRASAAHAAAHMIYSDFDAESEDASKLQQTFIGLMEDARVEMLAGKDFPGLAPLWTRIARIAVNRHEETDAERVGPLLDRLALALLDPNYADDHPLIAQARESLMTIQEDLEGYERVRAAGLALANRAEQMGLQFSPSQDVPSIPYRDDNRFLFEKPESAMEIQREGSVDDKRRYVSLLEMLNSLDVEYISAEDADEVWVLGTELYDNHGRKYSDIFAEDRTLSPVHYHEWDYMTQLERPFWTTINEKRPVDGDPEAIDAILDRHKPLVRRLKYLIEGIQPQGVVREKKVEDGDQIDINAAISAMIDIRMGQTPDPRINIRTRLQVRDLSVMLLIDLSESTNDLIGRGEDETTVLDLAREAAALLADAIHRVGDPFAIHGFDSNGRHDVEYYRFKDFGEPYGDKAKARLAGMTGQLSTRMGAALRHAGSVMSRRPSQRKLVLMLSDGEPSDNDVRDPQYLRHDTKKAVEELHRQGVETFCVTLDPHADEYVSRVFGPRNFMVLDHVSRLPEKLPALYLSMTR; translated from the coding sequence ATGACGAGTGCACGGCTAGAAGACCAGGAGCGCCTGGCCGAACTGGGCGAATCCGCGCGCGAAATCCTCGAGATCCACTGGGTGGACGCCTCGCGGGTCTTCTCGCCGCGTGCGCTCGAGGCCTACCTCGAGGGCGCGATCAGCCTGCAATCGCTGGGGCGCGGCGAGGAGCTGGTGCTTGCCTATATCGAGAGCACGCCCCAGGTGGCGCGGGAGCTCGGCACCGACACCGCCTTCGAGTTGCTCTCGATGGCGATCAAGATGTTCTCCAAGACCAGTGCCGCGGTACTCGTCCTGCTGTTCTCCACCGCGCCGGTGGCGGCGAGCCGGCTGGGCGAGGCGTCGCTGTTCCAGCAGTACCTGTCGCTTGTCAACTACATCCTGGCGCAGGCGCCGCGTGCCCTGCGCCCGATGCTCACGCAACTCGACCACCTGCTCGAGGTGCTCACGCTGGGCGGTCTGCGACGGTGGGCCACCTGGGGCATCAATGCCCACCGCAGTGACTTCGACGCGCTGGATGCCTACTTCAGCCTCGCCAGCCCCGATGCCGAGGCCGTGCTGCAAAAGGAACGTCGCGGCACACTGTTCGTCGACGTGCAGCGCCGGCTGGTGATGTACCTGCGTGCGCTGTGGGCGCGCAACTTCCTGCTGCGTCCTACCTCCGGCGACTTCGAGAGCCGCGAGGGCTATCGGCCGTTCATCGAGGGGCCGTTCATCAATCTCCCCGACGCCTTCGACGACTACGTCGATCGCGACGACTCGTCGGTCGACGGCGTCAATCTCTACCGTGCCTCGGCCGCCCACGCCGCCGCGCACATGATCTACTCGGACTTCGATGCCGAGTCGGAAGACGCCTCCAAGCTCCAGCAGACCTTCATCGGTCTGATGGAGGACGCGCGCGTCGAGATGCTGGCCGGCAAGGACTTCCCCGGACTGGCCCCGCTGTGGACGCGCATCGCGCGCATCGCGGTCAACCGCCACGAGGAAACCGATGCCGAGCGCGTCGGCCCGCTGCTCGATCGGCTGGCACTCGCCCTGCTCGACCCGAACTATGCCGACGACCATCCGCTGATCGCCCAGGCCCGCGAGTCCCTGATGACGATTCAGGAGGACCTCGAGGGCTACGAGCGGGTTCGCGCGGCCGGTCTGGCACTGGCCAATCGAGCCGAGCAAATGGGCCTGCAATTCAGTCCCAGCCAGGACGTGCCCAGCATCCCCTACCGCGACGACAACCGCTTTCTGTTCGAAAAGCCCGAGTCGGCGATGGAGATCCAGCGCGAAGGCAGCGTCGACGACAAGCGTCGTTACGTCTCCCTGCTGGAGATGCTCAACTCGCTCGACGTCGAGTACATCTCCGCCGAGGACGCCGACGAGGTCTGGGTTCTGGGCACCGAACTCTACGACAACCACGGTCGCAAGTACTCCGATATCTTCGCCGAGGACCGCACGCTCTCGCCGGTGCATTACCACGAGTGGGACTACATGACCCAGCTCGAGCGCCCGTTCTGGACCACTATCAACGAGAAGCGCCCGGTCGACGGCGACCCCGAGGCCATCGACGCGATCCTCGACCGCCACAAGCCGCTGGTCCGTCGCCTGAAATACCTGATCGAGGGCATCCAGCCGCAGGGCGTGGTACGCGAGAAGAAGGTCGAGGACGGCGATCAGATCGACATCAACGCCGCGATCAGCGCGATGATCGACATCCGCATGGGCCAGACGCCGGACCCACGCATCAACATCCGTACCCGCCTGCAGGTCCGCGACCTGTCGGTGATGCTGTTGATCGACCTGTCCGAGTCGACCAACGACCTCATCGGCCGCGGTGAGGACGAGACCACCGTCCTGGACCTGGCCCGCGAGGCCGCCGCCCTGCTGGCCGATGCCATCCACCGGGTGGGCGATCCGTTCGCCATCCACGGCTTTGATTCCAATGGCCGCCACGACGTCGAGTACTACCGCTTCAAGGACTTTGGCGAACCCTACGGCGACAAGGCCAAGGCGCGTCTGGCCGGCATGACCGGTCAACTGTCCACGCGCATGGGCGCCGCCCTGCGCCACGCCGGTTCGGTGATGAGCCGGCGGCCCAGCCAGCGCAAGCTTGTGCTGATGCTTTCCGACGGCGAACCCTCGGACAACGACGTGCGCGATCCGCAGTACCTGCGCCACGACACCAAGAAGGCCGTCGAGGAACTGCACCGCCAGGGCGTGGAGACCTTCTGCGTGACCCTCGACCCGCACGCCGACGAGTATGTATCGCGCGTGTTCGGTCCCCGGAACTTCATGGTGCTCGACCACGTCTCGCGCCTGCCCGAAAAGCTGCCGGCGCTGTACCTGTCGATGACCCGCTGA
- a CDS encoding BMC domain-containing protein: protein MADVSGIALGMIETRGLVPAIEAADAMTKAAEVRLVGRQFVGGGYVTVLVRGETGAVNAAVRAGADACERVGDGLVAAHIIARVHSEVENILPKAPEA from the coding sequence ATGGCTGATGTATCCGGTATCGCACTGGGAATGATTGAAACGCGCGGTCTCGTGCCGGCTATCGAGGCGGCTGACGCCATGACCAAGGCTGCCGAGGTTCGCCTGGTTGGTCGTCAATTCGTCGGCGGTGGCTACGTGACCGTTCTGGTCCGTGGCGAGACCGGCGCGGTCAACGCCGCCGTTCGCGCTGGCGCTGATGCGTGTGAGCGTGTTGGTGACGGTCTGGTTGCTGCGCACATCATCGCGCGCGTCCATTCCGAAGTAGAAAACATCCTGCCGAAAGCCCCGGAAGCCTAA
- a CDS encoding BMC domain-containing protein translates to MADVSGIALGMIETRGLVPAIEAADAMTKAAEVRLVGRQFVGGGYVTVLVRGETGAVNAAVRAGADACERVGDGLVAAHIIARVHSEVENILPKAPDA, encoded by the coding sequence ATGGCTGATGTATCCGGTATCGCACTGGGAATGATTGAAACGCGCGGCCTGGTGCCGGCAATCGAAGCGGCTGACGCCATGACCAAGGCTGCCGAGGTTCGCCTGGTTGGTCGTCAGTTCGTCGGCGGTGGTTACGTGACCGTTCTGGTCCGTGGTGAGACCGGCGCGGTCAACGCTGCCGTTCGCGCTGGCGCCGATGCGTGTGAGCGCGTTGGTGACGGCCTGGTCGCTGCGCACATCATCGCGCGCGTCCACTCCGAGGTAGAGAACATTCTGCCGAAAGCACCGGACGCCTAA
- a CDS encoding ferritin-like domain-containing protein, with the protein MRSNARVIGLLGRALELEMESAQQHATRATLASLWGQQTLAEQLYGLSDEEMGHADLVTRQMLWLGFAPPALSLAPVRPGRDPEELLALSRAKEWETVRFYEDAANWFRRFQPDETGALFARLFNEELGHVRQLGG; encoded by the coding sequence ATGCGATCAAATGCGCGTGTGATCGGGCTACTGGGACGAGCCCTGGAACTGGAAATGGAATCCGCCCAGCAGCATGCCACCCGTGCCACGTTGGCATCGCTCTGGGGCCAGCAGACGCTGGCCGAACAACTGTACGGCCTGTCGGACGAGGAGATGGGGCATGCCGACCTCGTCACCCGGCAGATGCTGTGGTTGGGGTTCGCCCCGCCGGCGCTCTCCCTCGCCCCGGTTCGACCCGGTCGAGACCCGGAGGAACTTCTGGCCCTCAGTCGGGCCAAGGAATGGGAGACCGTGCGGTTCTACGAGGATGCCGCCAACTGGTTCCGGCGATTCCAGCCGGACGAGACCGGCGCCCTCTTCGCCCGCCTCTTCAACGAAGAGCTGGGCCACGTCCGTCAGCTCGGCGGTTAG
- a CDS encoding carboxysome peptide A produces MKIMRVEKTLVSTNRIGELGHRPLLVVTDKPGGTPQVAVDAIGCIPGDWVICVGSSAAREAAGSKSYPSDLTIVGIIDQWSAE; encoded by the coding sequence ATGAAGATCATGCGGGTCGAAAAGACCTTGGTCTCGACCAACCGGATCGGCGAGCTGGGCCACCGCCCGCTCCTGGTCGTGACCGACAAGCCGGGCGGCACACCGCAGGTGGCCGTTGACGCGATCGGCTGCATCCCGGGTGACTGGGTGATCTGCGTCGGTTCCTCGGCGGCTCGGGAAGCGGCTGGTAGCAAATCCTACCCGTCCGACCTGACCATCGTCGGGATCATCGACCAGTGGTCCGCTGAGTGA
- a CDS encoding BMC domain-containing protein, producing the protein MANSGIALGMIETRGLVPAIEAADAMTKSAEVRLIGRSFVGGGYVTVLVRGETGAVNAAVRAGADACERVGDGLVAAHIIARVHGEVESILPEDAAHCESSWCVPSMDA; encoded by the coding sequence ATGGCTAATTCCGGTATTGCACTGGGCATGATCGAAACGCGTGGCCTGGTCCCTGCCATCGAGGCAGCGGACGCGATGACCAAGTCCGCGGAAGTGCGGCTGATCGGCCGCTCGTTTGTCGGTGGCGGTTACGTCACCGTCCTCGTGCGCGGCGAGACCGGTGCGGTGAACGCCGCGGTCCGTGCCGGCGCCGATGCCTGCGAACGCGTCGGTGATGGCCTGGTGGCTGCCCACATCATTGCCCGCGTGCATGGTGAGGTCGAGTCGATCCTGCCGGAGGATGCCGCCCACTGCGAATCCTCCTGGTGCGTCCCGTCGATGGACGCGTAA